From Streptomyces sp. NBC_00690, a single genomic window includes:
- the dnaJ gene encoding molecular chaperone DnaJ produces the protein MATDYYAVLGVRRDASQDEIKKAFRRLARELHPDVNPDPKTQERFKEINAAYEVLSDPQKKQVYDLGGDPLSQAGAAGAAGFGAGGFGNFSDIMDAFFGTASQRGPRSRTRRGQDAMIRLEIDLNEAAFGTTKDIQVDTAVVCTTCSGEGAAPGTSAQTCDMCRGRGEVSQVTRSFLGQVMTSRPCPQCQGFGTVVPTPCPECAGDGRVRSRRTLTVKIPAGVDNGTRIQLAGEGEVGPGGGPAGDLYVEIHEVPHAVFQRRGDDLHCTVTIPMTAGSLGTKVPLETLDGMEEIDIRPGTQSGQSIPLHGRGVTHLRGGGRGDLIVHVEVMTPSKLDAEQERLLRELAKLRGEERPLGQFQPGQQGLFSRLKDAFNGR, from the coding sequence GTGGCCACGGACTACTACGCCGTACTCGGCGTGCGCCGCGACGCATCGCAGGACGAGATCAAGAAGGCGTTCCGCCGGCTGGCGCGTGAGCTCCATCCGGACGTGAACCCCGACCCCAAGACCCAGGAGCGGTTCAAGGAGATCAACGCCGCCTACGAGGTGTTGTCGGACCCGCAGAAGAAGCAGGTCTACGACCTCGGCGGTGACCCCCTGTCCCAGGCGGGCGCCGCGGGTGCGGCCGGCTTCGGTGCCGGCGGCTTCGGAAACTTCTCGGACATCATGGACGCCTTCTTCGGTACGGCGTCCCAACGCGGCCCCCGCTCGCGCACCCGGCGCGGCCAGGACGCGATGATCCGGCTGGAGATCGACCTCAACGAGGCCGCCTTCGGTACGACCAAGGACATCCAGGTCGACACGGCCGTCGTCTGTACGACGTGTTCGGGCGAGGGTGCGGCCCCCGGGACCTCGGCCCAGACCTGTGACATGTGTCGTGGGCGCGGTGAGGTCTCCCAGGTCACCCGCTCCTTCCTGGGCCAGGTCATGACCTCGCGCCCCTGCCCGCAGTGCCAGGGCTTCGGCACGGTCGTCCCCACCCCGTGCCCGGAGTGTGCGGGCGACGGTCGGGTCCGTTCCCGTCGCACGCTGACCGTGAAGATCCCGGCCGGCGTCGACAACGGCACCCGCATCCAGTTGGCCGGGGAGGGCGAGGTAGGCCCGGGCGGTGGCCCCGCCGGCGATCTGTATGTCGAGATCCATGAAGTGCCCCATGCGGTGTTCCAGCGACGGGGCGACGATCTGCACTGCACGGTGACGATTCCCATGACGGCGGGCTCGCTCGGTACGAAGGTGCCGTTGGAGACGCTCGACGGGATGGAAGAGATCGACATCCGGCCGGGGACCCAGTCGGGGCAGTCCATCCCGCTGCACGGCCGGGGCGTCACCCACTTGAGGGGTGGCGGTCGGGGCGATCTGATCGTGCACGTCGAGGTGATGACGCCGAGCAAGTTGGACGCGGAACAGGAGAGGCTCCTTCGGGAGTTGGCGAAACTTAGAGGTGAGGAGCGCCCGCTCGGTCAGTTTCAACCGGGACAACAAGGACTCTTCTCCCGACTGAAGGACGCGTTCAACGGGCGTTAG
- the hrcA gene encoding heat-inducible transcriptional repressor HrcA: MLSERRLEVLRAIVQDYVGTEEPVGSKALTERHRLGVSPATVRNDMAVLEDEGYIAQPHTSAGRIPTDKGYRLFVDKLAGVKPLSSAERRAIQSFLDGAVDLDDVVGRTVRLLAQLTRQVAVVQYPSLTRSTVRHVELLALAPARVMLVLITDTGRVEQRMVDCPAPFGDTPLADLRARLNSRVVGRRFADVPQLVQDLPDSFDPEDRGAVSTVLSTLLETLVEETEERLVIGGTANLTRFGHDFPLTIRPVLEALEEHVVLLKLLGEAKESGGMGMTVRIGHENAHEGLNSTSVVAVGYGSGDEAVAKLGVVGPTRMDYPGTMGAVRAVARYVGQILAES, translated from the coding sequence ATGCTCAGTGAACGCAGACTCGAAGTGCTGCGCGCCATCGTCCAGGACTATGTCGGTACCGAGGAGCCCGTCGGCTCCAAGGCGCTCACCGAGCGCCACAGGCTCGGTGTTTCACCGGCCACCGTCCGCAATGACATGGCGGTCCTGGAAGACGAGGGATACATCGCCCAGCCGCACACCAGTGCCGGGCGCATCCCCACCGACAAGGGGTACCGCCTCTTCGTCGACAAGCTCGCCGGGGTGAAACCGCTGTCGTCAGCCGAGCGCCGTGCCATCCAGAGCTTCCTGGACGGCGCTGTGGACCTCGACGACGTCGTCGGCCGTACGGTGAGGCTGCTGGCGCAGCTGACCCGTCAGGTCGCGGTCGTGCAGTACCCCTCGCTCACCCGCTCCACGGTGCGCCACGTGGAGCTGCTGGCGCTCGCACCCGCACGGGTCATGCTCGTGTTGATCACGGACACGGGCAGGGTCGAGCAGCGCATGGTCGACTGTCCGGCTCCCTTCGGTGACACCCCGCTCGCCGATCTGCGGGCCCGGCTCAACAGCAGGGTCGTCGGCCGTCGCTTCGCGGATGTGCCGCAGTTGGTCCAGGACCTCCCCGACTCCTTCGACCCGGAGGACCGGGGTGCGGTCTCCACCGTGCTCTCGACCCTGTTGGAGACACTGGTCGAGGAGACCGAGGAGCGGTTGGTCATCGGCGGCACCGCGAACCTCACGCGCTTCGGCCATGACTTCCCGCTGACGATCAGGCCCGTCCTGGAGGCCCTTGAGGAGCATGTGGTGCTCCTCAAACTCCTCGGTGAGGCCAAGGAGTCCGGCGGCATGGGCATGACGGTGCGCATCGGCCATGAGAACGCCCATGAAGGACTCAACTCAACCTCCGTGGTCGCCGTCGGCTACGGTTCGGGCGACGAGGCAGTCGCCAAACTCGGCGTGGTCGGACCGACCCGCATGGACTACCCCGGAACGATGGGAGCGGTACGCGCAGTGGCACGTTACGTCGGACAGATCCTGGCGGAGTCGTAG
- a CDS encoding MBL fold metallo-hydrolase: MNVCWEDFGWERLADGVGRRRLPGWDATCGLVVGNEGVLLYDSGSTLREGAELRAQAQALLSGREVTHIALSHPHFDHVLGAAAFPGAEVYGTRGLDALLRREADALRADAVRHGVEPLEAAEAVEALVSPGHAVTGRQTLDLGGGRRVVLVDAGPGHTGHDLAVLVPGSPAVVFCGDLVEESGEPQAGPDAVGAPWPAALDRLLALGGEDARYVPGHGAVVDAAFVRAQRDALAERFGVS; this comes from the coding sequence ATGAACGTCTGTTGGGAAGACTTCGGCTGGGAGCGGTTGGCCGACGGGGTGGGGCGACGACGGTTGCCGGGTTGGGACGCGACCTGCGGGCTGGTCGTCGGGAACGAAGGTGTGCTGCTGTACGACAGCGGTTCGACCCTGCGGGAGGGTGCCGAGCTGAGGGCCCAGGCACAGGCGCTGCTGAGCGGTCGCGAGGTGACGCACATCGCACTGAGCCACCCGCACTTCGACCATGTACTGGGGGCCGCCGCCTTTCCCGGGGCCGAGGTGTACGGCACGCGGGGCCTCGATGCCCTCCTGCGCCGGGAGGCGGACGCGCTGCGGGCAGATGCCGTACGGCACGGCGTGGAGCCGCTGGAGGCGGCTGAGGCGGTCGAGGCGCTGGTGAGCCCGGGGCATGCGGTCACCGGACGGCAGACGCTCGATCTGGGCGGAGGGCGCCGGGTGGTGCTCGTCGACGCGGGCCCCGGGCACACCGGTCACGATCTGGCGGTACTGGTGCCGGGGAGCCCCGCCGTGGTGTTCTGCGGCGATCTGGTGGAGGAGTCCGGGGAGCCGCAGGCGGGGCCGGACGCCGTCGGAGCCCCGTGGCCGGCCGCCCTGGACCGGCTGCTGGCGCTCGGCGGCGAGGACGCACGGTACGTGCCGGGGCACGGCGCGGTCGTGGACGCCGCGTTCGTACGTGCCCAGCGCGATGCGCTGGCGGAGCGGTTCGGGGTGTCGTAG
- a CDS encoding DUF3097 domain-containing protein, with the protein MRSYSPDLTPPWKKSAPAREVAADPSDPDLVVEEAGTGFCGAVVGCEAGTVTLEDRFGKRRVFPLAPRGFLLDGEVVTLVRPGPGRSSKPVVTASGSLAVPGARARVARAGRIYVEGRHDAELVERVWGDDLRIEGVVVEYLEGIDDLPAVVAEFAPGPDARLGVLVDHLVPGSKESRIAASVTDAHVLVAGHPYIDVWEAVKPSVLGLAAWPVIPRGQDWKTGVCRALGWPENTGAAWQHILSKVHSYRDLQPELLGRVEELIDFVTAPAGDG; encoded by the coding sequence ATGCGCAGCTACAGCCCTGATCTGACGCCCCCTTGGAAGAAGTCGGCTCCCGCCAGGGAGGTCGCGGCCGATCCGTCGGACCCCGATCTGGTGGTGGAGGAGGCCGGCACCGGCTTCTGCGGTGCGGTGGTGGGCTGTGAGGCCGGCACGGTGACGCTGGAGGACCGCTTCGGCAAGCGCCGGGTCTTTCCGCTGGCGCCACGGGGGTTTCTGCTGGACGGCGAGGTCGTGACCCTAGTCCGCCCCGGCCCCGGAAGGTCGTCCAAGCCGGTGGTGACCGCTTCCGGTTCCCTGGCGGTTCCCGGAGCGCGGGCGCGGGTGGCCCGGGCCGGCCGGATCTATGTGGAGGGCCGCCACGACGCCGAGCTCGTCGAACGCGTGTGGGGCGACGATCTGCGGATCGAGGGCGTGGTGGTGGAGTACCTGGAGGGCATCGACGACCTTCCGGCGGTGGTCGCCGAGTTCGCTCCGGGACCGGACGCACGGCTCGGGGTGCTGGTGGACCATCTGGTGCCGGGGTCCAAGGAGTCCAGGATCGCCGCTTCGGTGACGGATGCGCACGTACTGGTCGCCGGCCATCCCTACATCGACGTGTGGGAGGCGGTGAAGCCGTCGGTCCTCGGACTGGCGGCGTGGCCGGTGATCCCACGGGGGCAGGACTGGAAGACGGGCGTGTGCAGGGCCCTGGGCTGGCCGGAGAACACGGGCGCCGCGTGGCAGCACATCCTGTCGAAGGTGCACTCGTACCGGGACCTGCAACCGGAGTTGCTGGGGAGGGTCGAGGAGTTGATCGACTTCGTGACCGCACCCGCGGGGGACGGGTGA
- the hemW gene encoding radical SAM family heme chaperone HemW, with translation MPSVLPDGEPMPEDGALPASALEGAADRPLAFYLHVPYCATRCGYCDFNTYTATELRGSGGVLASRDNYAATLTDEVRLARKVLGDDPRPVRTLFVGGGTPTLLAASDLVAMLSAVREEFGFAEGAEITTEANPESVGPEYLAELRAGGFNRISFGMQSARQHVLKVLDRTHTPGRPEACVAEARAAGFEHVNLDLIYGTPGESDDDWRASLAAAVGAGPDHISAYALIVEEGTQLARRIRRGEVPMTDDDVHADRYLIADSVLSEAGYSWYEVSNWATTEAGRCVHNELYWRGADWWGAGPGAHSHVGGVRWWNVKHPGAYAAALAQGRSPGAGRELLSAEDRRVERILLELRLREGVPLSLLREAGLEAARGALAQGLLDEAPYGEGRAVLTLRGRLLADGVVRDLVD, from the coding sequence ATGCCTTCCGTACTGCCTGACGGCGAACCCATGCCCGAGGACGGGGCGCTTCCGGCGTCCGCCCTTGAAGGGGCAGCCGACCGGCCGCTCGCCTTCTACCTGCACGTGCCGTACTGCGCCACACGCTGCGGCTACTGCGACTTCAACACCTACACGGCGACCGAGCTGCGCGGCTCGGGCGGCGTGCTGGCCTCCCGTGACAACTACGCGGCCACCCTCACGGACGAGGTTCGCCTCGCCCGCAAGGTCCTCGGAGACGACCCCCGCCCCGTGCGCACCCTGTTCGTGGGAGGCGGTACGCCGACCCTGCTGGCCGCGTCCGACCTGGTGGCCATGTTGAGCGCCGTACGGGAGGAGTTCGGCTTCGCGGAGGGCGCGGAGATCACCACGGAGGCGAATCCGGAGTCCGTGGGGCCCGAGTACCTCGCGGAGCTACGGGCAGGAGGCTTCAACCGCATCTCCTTCGGCATGCAGAGCGCCCGCCAGCACGTCCTGAAGGTCCTGGACCGCACCCACACCCCCGGGCGGCCCGAAGCGTGCGTCGCCGAGGCTCGGGCGGCGGGGTTCGAGCATGTGAACCTCGATCTGATCTACGGCACTCCGGGGGAGAGCGACGACGACTGGCGCGCCTCGCTCGCCGCTGCGGTCGGAGCCGGGCCCGACCACATCTCCGCGTACGCGCTCATCGTCGAGGAAGGGACCCAACTGGCCCGGCGCATTCGCCGCGGCGAGGTGCCCATGACCGACGACGACGTCCACGCCGACCGCTATCTGATCGCGGACTCGGTCCTCTCGGAGGCGGGCTACTCGTGGTACGAGGTGTCCAACTGGGCTACGACCGAAGCGGGCCGATGCGTTCACAACGAGCTCTACTGGCGGGGCGCCGACTGGTGGGGGGCCGGTCCCGGGGCGCACAGCCATGTCGGCGGGGTCCGCTGGTGGAACGTGAAGCATCCCGGCGCCTATGCGGCGGCACTCGCCCAGGGCCGCTCACCGGGAGCCGGCCGTGAGCTGCTGTCGGCCGAGGACCGGCGAGTGGAGAGGATCCTGCTGGAGCTGAGGCTCCGGGAGGGGGTGCCCCTGTCACTGCTGCGTGAGGCGGGGCTGGAGGCCGCTCGGGGAGCCCTTGCGCAGGGACTGCTGGACGAAGCTCCGTACGGTGAGGGGCGCGCGGTTCTGACGCTGCGGGGGCGTCTGCTCGCGGACGGTGTCGTACGGGATCTGGTCGACTGA
- a CDS encoding AMP-dependent synthetase/ligase, with translation MSDTQTLIENRPPSVANLFAERVLATPDAEAFRYPVPPASGQGPEEWKSLSWGETAERVYCIAAGLIAIGVRAEDRVALLSATRIEWILADLGVMCTGGATTTVYPSTNAEESAYILADSGSRVLVAEDATQLAKVRERRGELSELSHVVVIDPTGVEADESDPEGWVLSLADLEERGARHLQEHPEAVKERIGAIEADQLATLIYTSGTTGRPKGVRLPHDNWSYMAKAIAATGLVTQDDVQYLWLPLAHVFGKVLTSGQIEVGHVTAVDGRIDKIIENLSVVQPTYMAAVPRIFEKVYNGVATKARAGGAAKYKIFQWAAAVARDYAKASQDNFRRTGTASAPLALRAKHKVADALVYAKLREAFGGRLRAAISGSAALSPEIGFFFAGAGIHILEGYGLTESSAASLVNPGEAYRTGTVGKPLPGTEVRIADDGEILLRGPGIMEGYHGLPEKTEEVLEPDGWLHTGDIGELSADGYLRITDRKKDLIKTSNGKYIAPTEVEIQFKAICPFVSNIVVIGADRNFCTALIALDEPTLLSWAEGHDLAGKPYGDVLVAPATVELIQGYVNRLNEGLQRWQMVKKFRLLPRDLDVEHGDLTPSLKLKRPAVEREFQHLIEEMYSGTREA, from the coding sequence GTGAGCGACACACAGACCCTGATCGAGAACCGACCGCCCTCGGTGGCGAACCTCTTCGCCGAGCGGGTGCTGGCCACGCCGGACGCCGAGGCGTTCCGGTATCCGGTGCCCCCCGCCTCCGGTCAGGGGCCCGAGGAATGGAAGTCGCTCAGTTGGGGCGAGACCGCCGAGCGTGTCTATTGCATCGCGGCCGGTCTGATCGCCATCGGAGTACGCGCCGAGGACCGGGTGGCCCTGTTGTCCGCCACCCGTATCGAATGGATCCTCGCCGACCTTGGTGTCATGTGCACCGGCGGTGCGACCACGACGGTCTACCCCTCCACCAATGCCGAGGAATCGGCGTACATCCTCGCCGATTCCGGGAGCAGGGTGCTGGTCGCCGAGGACGCGACGCAGTTGGCCAAGGTGCGTGAGCGGCGGGGCGAACTGTCTGAACTCAGCCATGTGGTCGTGATCGATCCCACCGGTGTGGAGGCGGACGAGTCGGACCCCGAGGGCTGGGTCCTCTCACTCGCCGATCTGGAGGAGCGCGGAGCCCGCCACCTCCAGGAGCACCCCGAAGCGGTCAAGGAGCGAATCGGCGCGATCGAAGCCGATCAACTGGCGACCCTCATCTATACCTCCGGCACCACCGGCCGCCCCAAGGGTGTTCGGCTGCCGCACGACAACTGGTCGTACATGGCGAAGGCGATCGCCGCGACCGGCCTGGTGACCCAGGACGACGTGCAGTATCTCTGGCTGCCGCTGGCCCACGTCTTCGGCAAGGTGCTGACGTCGGGCCAGATCGAAGTCGGTCATGTCACGGCCGTCGACGGCCGGATCGACAAGATCATTGAGAATCTGTCCGTGGTGCAGCCGACCTACATGGCCGCCGTTCCGCGCATCTTCGAGAAGGTCTACAACGGAGTCGCCACCAAGGCCCGGGCGGGCGGTGCGGCGAAGTACAAGATCTTCCAGTGGGCCGCTGCGGTGGCGCGCGACTACGCCAAGGCGTCCCAGGACAACTTCCGGCGTACGGGCACGGCATCAGCGCCGCTCGCCCTCCGTGCCAAGCACAAGGTGGCCGACGCCCTGGTCTATGCCAAGCTCCGCGAGGCGTTCGGCGGCAGGCTGCGGGCCGCGATCTCCGGGTCCGCCGCCCTCTCACCCGAGATCGGCTTCTTCTTCGCCGGCGCCGGCATCCACATCCTGGAGGGGTACGGACTCACCGAGTCCAGTGCGGCTTCCCTGGTCAACCCCGGTGAGGCATATCGCACCGGGACCGTGGGCAAACCGCTGCCGGGCACCGAGGTCCGCATCGCCGACGATGGCGAGATCCTGCTGCGCGGCCCCGGGATCATGGAGGGCTACCACGGGCTCCCGGAGAAGACCGAAGAGGTGCTGGAGCCCGATGGCTGGCTCCACACTGGGGACATCGGCGAGCTCTCGGCCGACGGTTATCTGCGGATCACGGACCGCAAGAAGGACCTGATCAAGACGTCGAACGGCAAGTACATCGCGCCGACCGAGGTGGAGATCCAGTTCAAGGCCATCTGCCCGTTCGTCTCGAACATCGTCGTCATCGGCGCCGACCGCAACTTCTGCACGGCGCTGATCGCCCTCGACGAGCCGACGCTCCTCAGCTGGGCCGAGGGCCATGACCTGGCGGGGAAGCCCTACGGAGACGTTCTCGTCGCGCCGGCGACCGTCGAGTTGATCCAGGGGTATGTGAACCGGCTGAACGAGGGCCTTCAGCGGTGGCAGATGGTGAAGAAGTTCCGCCTGCTGCCCCGGGACCTCGACGTCGAGCACGGCGATCTCACTCCCAGCCTGAAACTGAAGCGACCGGCCGTCGAGCGTGAGTTCCAGCACTTGATCGAAGAGATGTACTCCGGAACCCGCGAGGCATAG
- the lepA gene encoding translation elongation factor 4, whose translation MPATPPNVPAPSRTDPALIRNFCIIAHIDHGKSTLADRMLQLTGVVDQRQMRAQYLDRMDIERERGITIKSQAVRLPWAPTEGPDQSRTHILNMIDTPGHVDFTYEVSRSLAACEGTVLLVDAAQGIEAQTLANLYLAMENELTIVPVLNKIDLPAAQPEKFSEELANLVGCDPEDVLRVSAKTGIGVEALLDRVVREVPPPVGVADAPARAMIFDSVYDSYRGVVTYVRVIDGKLGKRERIRMMSTGATHELLEIGTNSPEMLAADGLGVGEVGYLITGVKDVRQSKVGDTITQQHKGATEALGGYKDPKPMVFSGLYPLDGSDYPELREALDKLQLNDAALVYEPETSAALGFGFRVGFLGLLHLDVIRERLEREFGLDLIATAPNVVYRVLMEDGTEHTVTNPSEFPEGKIDDVYEPVVRATILAPTEFIGAIMELCQTRRGTLLGMDYLSEDRVEIRYTLPLAEIVFDFFDQLKSKTRGYASLDYEPTGEQASSLVKVDILLHGDKVDAFSAVTHKDAAYAYGVRLVAKLRELIPRQAFEVPIQAAIGSRVIARETIRAIRKDVLAKCYGGDISRKRKLLEKQKEGKKRMKMVGSVEVPQEAFIAVLSSDDSGGKNKK comes from the coding sequence GTGCCCGCGACTCCTCCCAACGTGCCCGCGCCGAGCCGTACCGACCCGGCGCTGATCCGCAACTTCTGCATCATCGCCCACATCGACCACGGCAAGTCCACGCTCGCCGACCGGATGCTCCAGCTGACCGGTGTGGTCGATCAGCGGCAGATGCGTGCCCAGTACCTCGACCGCATGGACATCGAGCGGGAACGCGGCATCACGATCAAGTCCCAGGCGGTCCGACTGCCCTGGGCACCCACCGAGGGACCCGATCAGAGCAGGACTCACATCCTGAACATGATCGACACTCCGGGGCACGTGGACTTCACCTACGAGGTCTCCCGGTCCCTCGCGGCCTGCGAGGGCACCGTCCTCCTGGTGGACGCGGCCCAGGGCATCGAGGCCCAGACGCTCGCCAACCTCTATCTGGCGATGGAGAACGAGCTCACGATCGTTCCGGTCCTCAACAAGATCGACCTTCCGGCCGCCCAGCCCGAGAAGTTCTCCGAGGAATTGGCGAACCTCGTCGGTTGTGACCCGGAGGATGTGCTCAGGGTCTCCGCGAAGACCGGCATCGGCGTGGAGGCGCTGCTCGACCGGGTCGTCCGCGAGGTTCCGCCCCCGGTCGGCGTGGCCGACGCGCCCGCCCGCGCCATGATCTTCGACTCCGTGTACGACTCGTACCGTGGTGTCGTCACCTATGTGCGAGTCATCGACGGCAAGCTGGGCAAGCGCGAGCGGATCCGGATGATGTCGACCGGGGCCACCCACGAGCTGTTGGAGATCGGCACCAACTCGCCCGAGATGCTCGCGGCCGACGGTCTGGGCGTCGGCGAGGTGGGGTACCTCATCACCGGGGTGAAGGACGTTCGCCAGTCGAAGGTCGGCGACACCATCACCCAGCAGCACAAGGGAGCCACCGAGGCGCTCGGGGGGTACAAGGACCCGAAGCCGATGGTCTTCTCCGGTCTGTATCCGCTCGACGGATCGGACTACCCCGAGCTCCGGGAAGCCCTCGACAAGCTCCAGCTCAACGATGCCGCGCTGGTGTACGAGCCGGAGACCTCGGCGGCGCTCGGCTTCGGCTTCCGCGTCGGTTTCCTGGGCCTGCTCCACCTGGACGTGATCCGGGAGCGCCTGGAGCGCGAATTCGGTCTCGACCTGATCGCCACCGCGCCCAACGTGGTCTACCGCGTCCTGATGGAGGACGGCACCGAGCACACGGTCACCAACCCGAGTGAGTTCCCCGAGGGCAAGATCGACGACGTCTACGAACCCGTGGTGCGGGCCACGATTCTGGCGCCCACCGAGTTCATCGGCGCGATCATGGAGCTCTGTCAGACCCGTCGCGGCACCCTGCTCGGCATGGACTACCTCTCCGAGGACCGGGTCGAGATCCGCTACACCCTGCCCCTCGCGGAGATCGTCTTCGACTTCTTCGACCAGCTGAAGTCGAAGACCCGCGGATACGCCTCGCTGGACTACGAGCCCACGGGCGAGCAGGCATCCAGCCTGGTCAAGGTGGACATCCTGCTGCACGGCGACAAGGTCGACGCCTTCTCGGCCGTCACGCACAAGGACGCGGCGTACGCATACGGTGTGCGGCTCGTGGCGAAGCTGCGCGAGTTGATCCCGCGGCAGGCGTTCGAGGTGCCGATCCAGGCCGCGATCGGTTCCCGGGTGATCGCCCGCGAGACGATCCGCGCGATCCGCAAGGATGTTCTCGCCAAGTGCTACGGCGGTGACATCTCCCGGAAGCGGAAGCTGCTGGAGAAGCAGAAGGAAGGCAAGAAGCGCATGAAGATGGTCGGCAGTGTGGAGGTTCCGCAGGAAGCCTTCATCGCCGTCCTCTCCAGCGATGACAGCGGGGGCAAGAACAAGAAGTAG
- the rpsT gene encoding 30S ribosomal protein S20: MANIKSQIKRNKTNEKARLRNKAVKSSLKTAVRKAREAAVAGDVEKATVAAREAARKLDKAVSKGVIHKNAAANKKSALATKVAALQG, from the coding sequence GTGGCGAACATCAAGTCCCAGATCAAGCGGAACAAGACGAACGAGAAGGCGCGCCTGCGCAACAAGGCCGTCAAGTCGTCGCTCAAGACCGCGGTCCGCAAGGCCCGTGAGGCTGCTGTCGCAGGCGACGTCGAGAAGGCCACCGTGGCCGCTCGCGAGGCCGCCCGCAAGCTCGACAAGGCAGTCTCGAAGGGCGTCATCCACAAGAACGCCGCCGCCAACAAGAAGTCGGCGCTGGCCACCAAGGTTGCCGCTCTTCAGGGCTGA
- the holA gene encoding DNA polymerase III subunit delta, whose protein sequence is MATRKNSNDDPLAPVTLAVGQEDLLLDRAVQQVVAAARAADADTDVRDLTADQLQPGTLAELTSPSLFAERKVVIVRNAQDLAADTVKDVKTYLTAPAEEITLVLLHPGGAKGKGLLDAARKAGAREVACPKTTKPAERLTFVRAEFRAIGRSATQEACQALVDSIGSDLRELASAVSQLAADVEGTIDEEIVGRYYTGRAEASSFNVADRAVEGRAAEALEALRWSLSTGVAPVLITSALAQGVRGIGKVLSARGGRPADLARELGMPPWKVDRVRQQMRGWTPDAVAVALRAVAEADAGVKGGGDDPEYALEKAVVTIARVARSHR, encoded by the coding sequence ATGGCCACCAGGAAGAACTCCAACGACGATCCGCTCGCACCCGTCACCCTCGCGGTGGGGCAGGAGGATCTGCTCCTCGACCGCGCGGTACAGCAGGTGGTCGCGGCTGCACGGGCCGCCGATGCCGATACGGACGTCCGCGATCTCACCGCTGATCAACTGCAACCGGGCACTCTCGCGGAGTTGACCAGCCCGTCACTCTTCGCCGAGCGCAAAGTCGTCATCGTGCGCAATGCGCAGGATCTCGCTGCCGACACCGTCAAGGACGTCAAGACGTACCTCACCGCTCCTGCCGAGGAAATCACCCTGGTCCTGCTCCACCCCGGTGGAGCCAAGGGCAAGGGGCTGCTCGATGCGGCCCGCAAGGCGGGGGCGCGGGAAGTGGCCTGCCCCAAGACGACGAAGCCCGCCGAGCGGCTCACCTTCGTGAGGGCGGAGTTCCGGGCCATCGGGAGATCGGCCACACAGGAGGCGTGTCAGGCGCTCGTCGATTCGATCGGCAGCGATCTACGGGAGTTGGCCAGCGCCGTTTCCCAACTCGCTGCCGATGTCGAGGGAACCATCGACGAGGAGATCGTCGGTCGCTACTACACCGGTCGGGCCGAGGCATCGAGTTTCAATGTCGCCGACCGGGCGGTGGAAGGCCGAGCCGCAGAGGCACTGGAGGCACTGCGCTGGTCACTGTCGACGGGCGTTGCCCCCGTGCTGATCACCAGCGCACTGGCGCAGGGGGTGCGGGGCATCGGCAAGGTGCTTTCCGCACGTGGTGGTCGGCCGGCGGATCTCGCGCGTGAGCTGGGCATGCCGCCGTGGAAGGTCGATCGGGTCAGGCAGCAGATGCGGGGCTGGACACCTGATGCGGTGGCGGTTGCCCTGCGCGCGGTGGCCGAGGCGGATGCGGGCGTGAAGGGTGGTGGGGACGATCCGGAGTACGCGTTGGAGAAGGCGGTCGTGACCATCGCCAGGGTCGCGCGCTCCCACCGCTAG